From a region of the Helianthus annuus cultivar XRQ/B chromosome 5, HanXRQr2.0-SUNRISE, whole genome shotgun sequence genome:
- the LOC110941785 gene encoding E3 ubiquitin-protein ligase RNF185, translating into MSGGFGDTASRPTQSSSFSTNNGSNNGDGGNFDCSICLDLAQDPIVTLCGHLFCWPCIYQWINYHSHSNECPLCKAFIQEEQLIPLYGRGKSSSDSRSKSFHGGNIPNRPAGQRPEPGPPPDRNQFLQHGSGFIGGFGPAITASFGNITLSFGGFIPSIFNVQMHTLNFGGHHALQRDRHEVSPLLIVGLIFLLALLWE; encoded by the coding sequence ATGTCCGGTGGTTTTGGGGACACGGCAAGCAGGCCAACCCAAAGCTCATCGTTCTCGACCAATAACGGTTCCAACAATGGCGACGGTGGGAACTTCGATTGCAGCATATGCTTGGATTTAGCTCAAGACCCAATCGTAACATTGTGTGGTCATCTATTTTGTTGGCCATGCATCTATCAATGGATTAATTATCATTCACATTCAAATGAATGCCCACTTTGTAAAGCCTTCATACAAGAGGAACAATTGATCCCTTTATACGGCAGAGGGAAGAGTTCATCAGATTCGCGGTCTAAATCGTTTCATGGGGGGAATATTCCGAACCGCCCAGCTGGCCAGCGACCAGAACCTGGTCCACCACCTGACAGGAACCAGTTTTTGCAACATGGGTCTGGATTTATAGGTGGTTTTGGGCCAGCGATTACCGCGAGTTTTGGGAACATTACGCTGTCATTTGGTGGTTTTATTCCCTCAATCTTCAATGTTCAGATGCATACATTAAACTTTGGAGGTCATCATGCACTGCAGAGAGATCGTCATGAAGTTTCACCGCTTTTGATTGTTGGGCTTATATTTCTACTTGCTCTACTATGGGAATGA